One window of Papaver somniferum cultivar HN1 chromosome 9, ASM357369v1, whole genome shotgun sequence genomic DNA carries:
- the LOC113307879 gene encoding 60S acidic ribosomal protein P2-2-like: MKVIAAYLLLVLGGNTAPTAEDIKGVLGSVGADCDDSRIELLLTQVKGKDITELIASGREKLASVPSGGGAPMAVAASGGGSAAAPAAAEQKKEEKVEEKEESDDDMGFSLFD, translated from the exons ATGAAGGTTATCGCTGCTTACTTGCTTCTTGTTTTGGGTGGAAACACCGCACCTACAGCTGAGGATATCAAGGGAGTCCTTGGATCAG TTGGAGCTGATTGCGATGACTCAAGAATTGAGTTGCTCCTTACTCAAGTCAAGGGTAAGGACATAACTGAACTTATTGCATCTGGAAGGGAGAAGTTGGCCTCCGTCCCCTCAGGAGGTGGTGCTCCAATGGCTGTTGCTGCATCTGGTGGTGGCAGTGCTGCTGCACCTGCTGCTGCAGAGCAGAAGAAGGAAGAGAAggttgaagagaaagaagagtcTGATGAT GATATGGGTTTCAGTCTATTCGACTGA
- the LOC113310671 gene encoding flagellar radial spoke protein 5-like isoform X2: protein MAASIVFCSNFAFNPVRTQAQISLKSGKLVRGCMKYEQAVVENPRVTEVKHKKDSLEICRIVNGMWQTSGGWGKIDENNAVEAMLKYVDAGLTTFDMADIYGPAEDLYGIFINKVRRERPPEMLEKIKGLTKWVPPPVKMTSRYVRESINVSRKRMDVPALDMLQFHWWDYSNTGYLDALKHLTDLKEEGKIKTVALTNFDTERLHIILENGIPIVSNQVQHSIVDMRPQQKMAELCQLTGVKLITYGTVMGGLLSEKFLDTNLSIPFAGPPLNTPSLQKYKRMVDAWGGWGLFQTLLQTLKTVANKHGVSIPTVAVKYVLDQQSVAGSMVGVKLGLAEHINDCNAVFSLTLDDDDVNSIQEVTKKGEDLLRAIGDCGDEYRRA from the exons ATGGCAGCCTCCATTGTTTTCTGCTCCAACTTTGCTTTCAATCCTGTTAGAACCCAAGCTCAAATCAGTCTCAAATCGGGGAAACTCGTTCGTGGATGTATGAAATATGAACAAGCTGTTGTTGAGAATCCAAGAGTTACTGAGGTGAAGCACAAAAAGGATTCCCTAGAGATTTGCAGAATTGTTAATGGAATGTGGCAGACTAGTGGAGGTTGGGGCAAAATTGATGAGAACAATGCTGTGGAGGCCATGCTTAAATACGTTGATGCTGGACTTACAACCTTTGACATGGCAGATATCT ATGGACCAGCAGAAGATCTATATGGAATTTTCATCAACAAAGTCCGTAGGGAACGTCCACCAGAGATGTTGGAGAAGATTAAAGG CCTTACCAAATGGGTACCGCCTCCCGTTAAAATGACAAGTAGATATGTTCGCGAAAGCATCAACGTGTCAAGGAAGAGAATGGACGTTCCAGCCTTAGATATGCTTCAGTTTCATTG GTGGGATTACTCCAACACGGGCTACCTCGATGCTTTAAAACATCTTACAGATCTAAAAGAAGAAG GTAAAATCAAGACAGTGGCTTTGACGAATTTTGATACTGAGAGGCTGCACATAATCTTGGAAAATGGTATCCCAATCGTTAGCAATCAG GTCCAACATTCTATTGTCGACATGCGTCCTCAACAGAAAATGGCAGAACTTTGTCAGCTCACAGGAGTAAAACTTATaac GTATGGAACTGTGATGGGAGGTTTATTATCTGAGAAATTCCTCGACACCAACTTATCGATTCCTTTTGCTGGCCCTCCTCTAAATACCCCATCTCTTCAGAAATACAAAAGG ATGGTGGACGCTTGGGGTGGATGGGGTTTATTCCAAACACTGCTTCAAACTTTAAAGACAGTAGCTAATAAACATGGGGTATCCATCCCTACTGTAGCCGTGAAATACGTTCTGGATCAG CAATCAGTTGCTGGATCAATGGTTGGTGTGAAGCTTGGCCTGGCAGAGCATATAAATGATTGCAACGCTGTATTTTCCCTCACTCTTGATGATGACGACGTGAATAGCATTCAAGAAGTAACAAAGAAAGGAGAGGATCTCCTGAGAGCTATTGGTGACTGTGGAGATGAATACAGACGTGCTTGA
- the LOC113310671 gene encoding flagellar radial spoke protein 5-like isoform X1 translates to MATCVNHHFFTNMKPNKPTQTPYTGSKLHPVNSTSIRCVQTGEKERVTVVKNGNDLLEICRVLNGMWQTSGGWGKIDRDDAVEAMLRYADSGLSTFDLADHYGPAEDLYGIFINKVRRERPPEMLEKIKGLTKWVPPPVKMTSRYVRESINVSRKRMDVPALDMLQFHWWDYSNTGYLDALKHLTDLKEEGKIKTVALTNFDTERLHIILENGIPIVSNQVQHSIVDMRPQQKMAELCQLTGVKLITYGTVMGGLLSEKFLDTNLSIPFAGPPLNTPSLQKYKRMVDAWGGWGLFQTLLQTLKTVANKHGVSIPTVAVKYVLDQQSVAGSMVGVKLGLAEHINDCNAVFSLTLDDDDVNSIQEVTKKGEDLLRAIGDCGDEYRRA, encoded by the exons ATGGCGACCTGTGTAAACCACCATTTCTTCACCAATATGAAACCAAATAAACCGACTCAAACCCCATATACAGGTTCTAAGTTACACCCAGTGAACTCGACTTCGATTCGATGCGTCCAAACAGGAGAGAAAGAACGAGTCACAGTAGTGAAAAACGGCAACGATTTATTAGAAATTTGCAGAGTTTTGAATGGCATGTGGCAAACTAGCGGTGGTTGGGGGAAAATCGATAGGGACGATGCAGTTGAAGCTATGCTTCGATATGCCGATTCTGGTCTTTCCACTTTTGATTTGGCGGATCACT ATGGACCAGCAGAAGATCTATATGGAATTTTCATCAACAAAGTCCGTAGGGAACGTCCACCAGAGATGTTGGAGAAGATTAAAGG CCTTACCAAATGGGTACCGCCTCCCGTTAAAATGACAAGTAGATATGTTCGCGAAAGCATCAACGTGTCAAGGAAGAGAATGGACGTTCCAGCCTTAGATATGCTTCAGTTTCATTG GTGGGATTACTCCAACACGGGCTACCTCGATGCTTTAAAACATCTTACAGATCTAAAAGAAGAAG GTAAAATCAAGACAGTGGCTTTGACGAATTTTGATACTGAGAGGCTGCACATAATCTTGGAAAATGGTATCCCAATCGTTAGCAATCAG GTCCAACATTCTATTGTCGACATGCGTCCTCAACAGAAAATGGCAGAACTTTGTCAGCTCACAGGAGTAAAACTTATaac GTATGGAACTGTGATGGGAGGTTTATTATCTGAGAAATTCCTCGACACCAACTTATCGATTCCTTTTGCTGGCCCTCCTCTAAATACCCCATCTCTTCAGAAATACAAAAGG ATGGTGGACGCTTGGGGTGGATGGGGTTTATTCCAAACACTGCTTCAAACTTTAAAGACAGTAGCTAATAAACATGGGGTATCCATCCCTACTGTAGCCGTGAAATACGTTCTGGATCAG CAATCAGTTGCTGGATCAATGGTTGGTGTGAAGCTTGGCCTGGCAGAGCATATAAATGATTGCAACGCTGTATTTTCCCTCACTCTTGATGATGACGACGTGAATAGCATTCAAGAAGTAACAAAGAAAGGAGAGGATCTCCTGAGAGCTATTGGTGACTGTGGAGATGAATACAGACGTGCTTGA